The DNA sequence ccactccaaccCATCCCCCAGCCTGTGTGGAGGCCTATGTGAAGGAGACGGAGCAGCAGGCCTGTAGCGAGGGGTGCTGGAGCCAGAACCCGGAGCCGGAACCTGAACCCGAGCCTGAGCCAGAGCAGAAGGTGGGCACCCTCCCACCTGTGGCCCTGGGATTGTCACCACTCTTCTCTACCCCCTCCCTGCAAATCTGCACTCATATCCAGAGTCTCCCAGACTCTGCAGTCCCATTCTGGGCTTACCGGGTGCCCTCGACGGAGTCAAGTCCGGTCTCAAGCCTCAGTTATCACCTCTGTGATATGGGaagttctctctcctcccaccacctTACGAGGAGTAAGGAAACAGCCACGGTTTGTCAGTCATTTGTCCTGGTCCAGGCTCAGCCATAGCCTGTCCCAAATTCCTCAGGCTACCTAGAGGCACCTGGGACAGCGCCACTCCCATCTCGTGCCTGCGAAGCAACTACCCGAGTTCATACATTTAGGGCTGTACGAGATGGGATTTAAAGCCAGTGCCACCAAGGCTTATGAACACCTCTCCCCTCACTCGTCTTCTGTGCTATTAGAGCTgactttattgagcacttactacatgccaggtgcTGGTCTGAGCACCTTCCTTGTGATGAACAGGTGGCCACTGTCACGGGGGCGGGGGCCCAGAACTGAGTTTCAGGGAGgagcaaccccccacccccactgcaggGAGAAATAATAATTGCTCACCTGTCATGTCCATAAGTGAGTCTAGGAAACCCTATAtctggggaaactaaggcacaggaCATCATTCATCACAGCCAGAGACCCATGGACCGAGATTCCCCAGAAAGCTCttctcccttcacccattttcctccaccccctccagGCCTTCACTGTTCATAAAACACACTGCGCTACGATTCCTTCCTATTCTGAATTCTCTGCTGATGCTGTCAAAATAAGAAGGATGGTGGTGACAAATTTAATAATAGCATCTACTACACATTAGGCGCTTGTGCTGTACCGTTGTCTAGCTGAACTCTCATAACAACCCCGGGAGGGAAGAGAATCATCCCCATTTGAAGGTTCAGAGAGGGCAATCCACTTCTCCGAGGGCAACAGGAAGCCAAATGCAGCTCCTAAGGCCTGTGTTCGTTGTACGAAGCCCTGTTGCCCCAAACCACTTAGCAAATTCCAATCATAGTGAAttctcccagctcccctcccatTGGTGAACGCCCTGCCTTGGTGACATTTCTGTGCCTTGGGCCTTCCCTTGGCAGAGAAAGGTCCTGGAAGCTCCAAGTGGGGCCCTTTCGCTCCTGGACTTGTTTTCCACCCTCTGCAATGACCTTGTCAACTCGGCCCAGGGCTTCGTCTCCTCCACCTGGACATACTACCTGCAGACTGACAATGGGAAGGTGGTGGTGTTCCAGGTGAGGGGTCTGGCAGGGGCCACACCAGCGTGGTGGGTGGGTGATCAGGGTAAGAAGGGGGGATGCGTTGGTTCTTGGCTCATGGGATGCAAAGTCCTCGGGTGGTCAAGGTTCAGACACAGCTAGATTCAGGGGTTCACTGTCTCACTCCCCTCCTTGACTCTGCTTTTTTCTGTGGTGGCTTCATTTCCAGGCAAGCTCTTCCCTCCTGATAGCTGGGTAGATGCCCAAGGCTCTAGATTATAACCTCTCTGAAGTTGTAACTAAATTGGGACTTACTTTGATTGGCCCTGGCTGGGTCATGTGACCATCTCTCGGCCAATCCCTGTGATTCTATTGGCTTGGTCAGGAGCTATAAAGGATGGGGTCAAGATGAATTGAGATGCCCACAATAGCAGGGAACCACATCCCTGATgtcacagcccagagccccacagaaGGGTGTCCTCTCTGCACCCAGCGGAACGATGTGCCAGTTGGGCATGGGACAACGTAGCCTTCATGGGCCAGAGATGTGCTTCCCAGGGCTAACGTGGTGACTTTCTAAGTGGCCCTTCTGtgctgtcttgttcttgacccaGACCCAGCCTGTGGTAGAGAACCTGGGGCATGAAGGGGCCCGTCTGCAGCGAGTAGAGGTGACCTGGCGGGGATCCCACCCTGAGGCCTTGGAGGTACACGTGGGTAAGTTCTGAGGCTAGACCCATGCTCCATCCACAGGCAGCTCCACTGCCATAAGGCATCCTCCTGGAAGATGAACCTCTAGGAATGGGATTTCTGTCTCTCAACTCTTAGAATTCCTTGGTCCATCTCTCAGGGTTCTGTAGTCTGCTTCCCAGGATTCCATGATCCATCTCCTAGAGTTCCATGGTCCATTTTCCCGGGTTCTGATCTATTCCAGGACTGTATGTCCCATTGCCCTAGGTCctggcttcctttctcctctccatgGCTGCTTTGATCTCTTGGGGGAGGTCCGGGAATTGCTAAGAGCAGACCTGTCTCAGACCCTGTAGGCCCCTTGGACAAAGTGAGGAAGGCCAAGATCCGAGTCAAGACCAGCAGTAAGGCCAAGGTGGAGTCCGATGAGCTGCAGGACAACGACTTCCTCAGTTGCATGTCCCGGTGGGTGACAGGACCCCGGGGGTGGGATGGGAGTGGAGCTGGAAGGGAGGGTCTCCCAAACTCCCACTAGGACCGCTGAGCGTGCCTTCTGGGTGGGTCAGGCGCTCAGGGCTCCCTCGCTGGATCCTGGCCTGctgcctcttcctttctgtgCTGGTGATGCTGTGGCTGAGCTGCTCCACCCTGGTGACCGCACCTGGCCAACACCTCAAGTTTCAGGTGGGCGGGGCCCAGTGGAGGGGTGGGAGAAGGACTGCTGCCTGGTCCTGAATTGGGCCACCCACTGTCCCCTGGAGGCAGGGTCTCCTGACTTGCTGTGTGGCACTGGGCAAGTTTCTTCACTTCCTTATGAGATGGGGGGAACGATGCCAACCCATAGTTGAGGTGACCTGAGATCAGGGGTGGGAAGGAGCCTTGGCAGGGTGGGAGCTCATTagccctccctccatccctcttcctccccctgcagcccctgACCCTGGAGCAGCACAAGGGCTTCATGGTAGAGCCAGACTGGCCCCTGTACCCTCCCCCGTCGCATGCTTTTGGGGACAGCCCCCCACCCTACAAGCTGAAGCTGGACCTGACCAAGCTGTAGGTGTCCATCCACCCATGCATTGCCAAGTGCAGGGGCTCCGCGAGCCTCGCTTGCCCTGTGCCCAGGAGTCCAGGCCAGGGTGGGACCATCCTTGGGCTCCTCTACCCCCGATCCTTCTTCTTTCCCCAGTCCCACTCCTTGCCCCTCCGGGCCCTGGGATTGCCACGCCCCCAATAGGGGGGTGGGATCTGGCCTTggttcctccctgcccccccttccccagagTGTGCTACTTTTGTCTTCTATCTTGTAGCTTCTTGAGTATTTGAGCCCCAGTTCTGTgctgccttcctctttcctctttcctccccttttggagggtgggggctgaAGGCACAGGGGAGCCACCTTGTGCTAGGGCCCCCTCCTTTTACCCACCTCACCTCCGGAGATCCAGTCCCAAGAGAGGAGGCCCCTGAGAGAGGAGGTGGTGGGCAGCTCCATGCTGGGAGGGCGGCTGAGACTGGGGTTGCAGCATGGGGGTCGGGAGGAATAAACCAtgtatataaaagatattttggactgagcctgcttctgtctgtctttccatCTGTCCTTGGGAGAATAGCCTGGGCATGGCCAGGACCCCGGTCCACTTGGAGATGGGGACAGCCCTGGCAACTCCCCGTGGCTTGAGGAAGGACAGCCCCTCTGCCACCCAGCCCACATCACACTTCTGTCCCTAGAAAAGTGGCCTTTGCTACCTGCTTGGCCTGGATGGGTCAGTACCCTTTCTTGCCTCCCTTTTAGGGTCCCTTCTGTGAGATGCACAAGTAGAGTCTTGAGGGGGGATGTTTGTTAATGTTGTGGCCATCAGGTTTCCATTGCCCTTTCTTTTGGGGACGGAGTTCTGCTCCACTGGGAGCAGCTTTAGGGCACTGACCTTGGGTCTTATCCCCTTCCCTATCCAAGAGATCCATACTTGgcatgaaaaaaattgtttaatgtttatttatttctgagagagagagagagagagacagagcacgagctggggaggggcagagtgacagaacgagagggagacacagaatccgaagcgggctccaggctccgagctgtcagcacagagcccgacaccaggctcaaactcacgaaccatgagatcatgacctgagctgaagttggacccttaactgactgagccacccagacgcccccatacTTGGCACGCATTTCAGGAGGCTTGCAGGACAAGAGCAGCCTCCCCCCATGAGGCCACAGCCATGGCTGTCCATCCTTCCTGTCTATTCTGCTGACTCCCTGAGATTCTTCCAATAAATCCTCTTTTAGCTTCAGCCAACTGGAGTCGTTTCTATATCCGGCAACCAGAGATTGCTGGGGAGAGTTTGGGACGAGGGGTGTGGTGGTGGTCAATGGGGTGGCGGTTTCCCAGGGCTGATGGACATCTATGGGTGACaagtgggctgggggagggggtttaGAGGGAACAAGGTGTGGGGCTGATTATCAGCCCATCCATGCTTCACCTTACCTTGTGTCCCAGGAGGTGGCGATCCACTTGGGCTCTCTGCCTTTTGCTAGAGTCAccacaggtgggaggtgggaggagggaagagcgAGAAGTCCGAGTGTTTCTCTTCTGGTGTCTGTCCCTGTATCCCCCAACCTCCAGCCTGTGCGTGGTCACAGCTCCTCGCTGTTGCTCTCCCAGGGTGCTGCGCCACCTCCTGTCGGTTACCCAACCCTGCCCACGCCTCTGCAGATAGCCCCTTTACTACAACTCCTGAAGCATCCATTCTGAGCGGCTCCTGCCTGCACCTTCCTCCCTAATACCATGAACATCAGGACTCAACATATAGACAATTTAGCCCCCAAGGGATTGTTCTGGGTCCTGGTGGGGTTTCAAGGCAGCCCCTTGGCACGTTGCCAAGAAATGACACCTGGGCAGAGGTAAGAAGCAACAGCAGGCCCGTGCTGCCCAGTAGAGCTTTCTGGAAACATTCTGTCTGCAACACCCCCACCCACAGAACGTCATGGGTCCCTTGCGATGTGGCCGGTGAGACTGAAGACTTCATTTCTCATTTAGTTAGAGTTAGTGTACATTTAAGGctttccccctatttttttttcaacgtttatttatttttgggacagagagagacagagcatgaacgggggaggggcagagagagagggagacacagaaccggaagcag is a window from the Leopardus geoffroyi isolate Oge1 chromosome A2, O.geoffroyi_Oge1_pat1.0, whole genome shotgun sequence genome containing:
- the TMEM59L gene encoding transmembrane protein 59-like isoform X1, yielding MASVALMPLLLLLLLQPPPATPAPSARDPFAPQLGDTQSCQLRCRDRYPGPQLSQAELEEEDPTESPYEYDRAVLISACERGCRLFSICRFVARSSKPNATQTECEAACVEAYVKETEQQACSEGCWSQNPEPEPEPEPEPEQKRKVLEAPSGALSLLDLFSTLCNDLVNSAQGFVSSTWTYYLQTDNGKVVVFQTQPVVENLGHEGARLQRVEVTWRGSHPEALEVHVDPVGPLDKVRKAKIRVKTSSKAKVESDELQDNDFLSCMSRRSGLPRWILACCLFLSVLVMLWLSCSTLVTAPGQHLKFQPLTLEQHKGFMVEPDWPLYPPPSHAFGDSPPPYKLKLDLTKL
- the TMEM59L gene encoding transmembrane protein 59-like isoform X2, translated to MASVALMPLLLLLLLQPPPATPAPSARDPFAPQLGDTQSCQLRCRDRYPGPQLSQAELEEEDPTESPYEYDRAVLISACERGCRLFSICRFVARSSKPNATQTECEAACVEAYVKETEQQACSEGCWSQNPEPEPEPEPEPEQKTQPVVENLGHEGARLQRVEVTWRGSHPEALEVHVDPVGPLDKVRKAKIRVKTSSKAKVESDELQDNDFLSCMSRRSGLPRWILACCLFLSVLVMLWLSCSTLVTAPGQHLKFQPLTLEQHKGFMVEPDWPLYPPPSHAFGDSPPPYKLKLDLTKL